In a genomic window of Rhodovulum sp. P5:
- a CDS encoding CoA-acylating methylmalonate-semialdehyde dehydrogenase: MKELTHFVNGAAVPGTSGRFADVYNPALGEVQAKVPLASKAEMDAAIAAAAEAQPAWGATNPQRRARVMMEFVRLLNRDMDKLAEALSSEHGKTIPDAKGDVQRGLEVIEFCIGAPHLLKGEFTDSAGPGIDMYSMRQPLGVVAGITPFNFPAMIPMWKMGPALAAGNAFILKPSERDPSVPLMLADLLKEAGLPDGCLQVVNGDKEAVDAILDNPTVQAIGFVGSTPIAEYIYGRGCSNGKRVQCFGGAKNHMIVMPDADMDQAADALVGAGYGAAGERCMAISVAVPVGDETADRLIEKLVPRIEKLKVGPYTSGDGVDYGPLVTAQAKERVLGLINSGVDQGADLVVDGRNFALQGYENGYFVGPSLFDKVTTDMEIYRQEIFGPVLSTVRAKTYEEALGYAMDHEYGNGTAIFTRDGDTARDFASRINIGMVGINVPIPVPLAYHTFGGWKKSGFGDLNQHGPDAFRFYTRTKTVTARWPSGLKEGGEFHFKQMD, translated from the coding sequence ATGAAAGAATTGACACATTTCGTGAACGGCGCCGCGGTTCCGGGCACATCCGGCCGCTTTGCCGATGTCTACAACCCGGCCCTGGGCGAGGTGCAGGCAAAGGTCCCGCTGGCCAGCAAGGCCGAGATGGACGCTGCCATCGCTGCCGCTGCCGAGGCCCAGCCGGCCTGGGGTGCGACCAACCCGCAACGCCGGGCGCGCGTGATGATGGAGTTCGTCCGCCTGCTGAACCGCGACATGGACAAGCTGGCCGAGGCGCTGAGTTCCGAACATGGCAAGACCATCCCCGATGCCAAGGGCGATGTGCAGCGCGGGCTTGAGGTGATCGAGTTCTGCATCGGGGCGCCGCATCTGCTGAAGGGCGAGTTTACCGACAGCGCCGGCCCCGGCATCGACATGTATTCGATGCGGCAGCCGCTGGGCGTCGTGGCGGGCATCACGCCTTTCAACTTCCCCGCCATGATCCCGATGTGGAAGATGGGTCCCGCGCTGGCCGCCGGGAACGCCTTTATCCTGAAACCGTCGGAACGCGATCCGTCCGTGCCGCTGATGCTGGCGGACCTGCTGAAAGAGGCCGGCCTGCCCGATGGCTGCCTGCAGGTCGTCAACGGCGACAAGGAGGCGGTGGACGCCATCCTCGACAACCCGACCGTGCAGGCCATCGGCTTTGTCGGGTCCACGCCGATTGCCGAATACATCTATGGCCGCGGGTGTTCCAACGGCAAGCGGGTGCAATGCTTCGGGGGCGCCAAGAACCACATGATCGTCATGCCCGATGCCGACATGGACCAGGCCGCCGATGCGCTGGTCGGTGCGGGCTATGGTGCCGCGGGCGAACGCTGCATGGCGATTTCCGTGGCCGTGCCGGTGGGCGATGAGACCGCCGACCGCCTGATCGAGAAACTGGTGCCCCGGATCGAAAAGCTGAAGGTCGGGCCCTACACCTCGGGCGACGGGGTGGACTATGGGCCGCTGGTTACCGCGCAGGCGAAAGAGCGGGTGCTGGGGCTGATCAATTCCGGTGTCGACCAAGGCGCAGACCTGGTCGTCGACGGCCGGAACTTTGCCCTGCAAGGCTATGAAAACGGCTACTTCGTAGGGCCCAGCCTGTTCGACAAGGTGACGACCGACATGGAGATCTACCGGCAAGAGATCTTCGGGCCCGTGCTCTCGACCGTTCGCGCCAAGACCTATGAGGAGGCGCTGGGTTACGCGATGGACCACGAATACGGAAACGGCACCGCGATATTCACCCGCGACGGCGACACCGCGCGCGATTTTGCGTCGCGCATCAATATCGGCATGGTGGGGATCAACGTGCCGATCCCGGTGCCGCTGGCCTATCACACCTTCGGCGGCTGGAAGAAGTCGGGCTTCGGCGACCTGAACCAGCATGGGCCGGATGCCTTCCGGTTCTACACCCGCACCAAGACGGTCACCGCGCGCTGGCCATCGGGCCTGAAAGAAGGCGGCGAGTTCCACTTCAAACAGATGGACTGA
- a CDS encoding CBS domain-containing protein — MQVRQILSFKLLPGVATIQRDARVSEAASEMAARRIGALVVSSDGTTVDGILSERDIVRELGRRGPVCLSDMVGQIMTREIQTCQLDDRADDILSLMTEGRFRHMPVMQGGKMVALISIGDVIKARLSELTMEKKALEDMIMGF; from the coding sequence ATGCAAGTCAGGCAGATTCTGTCATTCAAATTGCTGCCCGGCGTCGCAACGATTCAGCGCGATGCGCGCGTGTCCGAAGCGGCCTCGGAAATGGCGGCGCGCCGCATCGGGGCGCTGGTCGTCAGCAGCGACGGCACCACGGTCGATGGCATCCTGTCCGAACGCGACATCGTGCGCGAACTGGGCCGTCGCGGGCCGGTGTGCCTGAGCGATATGGTTGGGCAGATCATGACGCGCGAAATCCAGACCTGCCAACTGGATGATCGGGCCGACGATATCCTGTCGCTGATGACCGAGGGCCGGTTCCGCCACATGCCGGTGATGCAGGGCGGAAAGATGGTGGCCCTGATCTCCATCGGCGACGTGATCAAGGCGCGGCTGTCGGAACTGACGATGGAGAAGAAGGCCCTTGAAGACATGATCATGGGGTTCTGA
- the coaD gene encoding pantetheine-phosphate adenylyltransferase — protein sequence MRIGLYPGTFDPVTLGHIDIITRACALVDRLVIGVAINRDKGPLFSLEERVDMIENECAVLSEKTGTEIVVHAFENLLIDCANDVGATMIVRGLRAVADFEYEFQMVGMNRALDASVETVFLMADARRQAIASKLVKEIARLGGDVHSFVTPAVRERLLAKYPRSAAT from the coding sequence ATGCGCATCGGACTTTATCCGGGGACTTTCGACCCCGTGACGCTGGGCCATATCGACATCATCACGCGGGCCTGCGCGCTCGTTGACCGGCTGGTCATCGGGGTGGCGATCAACCGTGACAAGGGGCCGCTCTTTTCGCTCGAAGAACGGGTCGACATGATCGAGAACGAATGCGCGGTCCTCAGCGAGAAGACCGGCACAGAAATCGTTGTGCATGCGTTCGAAAACCTGCTGATCGACTGTGCCAACGATGTGGGCGCCACGATGATCGTGCGCGGCCTGCGCGCCGTGGCCGATTTCGAATATGAATTCCAGATGGTTGGCATGAACCGGGCCCTTGATGCGTCGGTCGAGACGGTGTTCCTGATGGCCGATGCGCGTCGACAGGCGATTGCATCCAAGCTGGTCAAGGAAATTGCGCGGCTTGGCGGGGACGTTCATTCGTTCGTCACGCCCGCGGTGCGGGAACGCCTGCTGGCGAAATATCCCCGCTCAGCCGCGACCTGA
- a CDS encoding cell division protein ZapA, which translates to MPNLTITIGGRPFEVACQEGEESYLEAAAKALDNEASTLVTQAGRLPEGRMLLMAGLMLADRCAGLEERLRAAESKLAEVNSQLSTMETAPPPEPERVEVPVIPASVTDALAELAARAEALAESVEEKVAG; encoded by the coding sequence ATGCCTAACCTGACCATCACCATCGGGGGACGCCCGTTCGAGGTCGCCTGCCAGGAGGGCGAGGAAAGCTATCTGGAGGCAGCGGCCAAGGCGCTGGACAACGAGGCGTCGACCCTTGTCACCCAGGCCGGTCGTCTGCCCGAGGGACGCATGCTGCTGATGGCGGGGCTGATGCTGGCCGACCGCTGCGCGGGGTTGGAGGAACGGTTGCGCGCGGCGGAATCGAAACTGGCCGAAGTGAACTCGCAACTGTCGACCATGGAAACCGCCCCGCCGCCCGAACCCGAACGGGTCGAGGTGCCGGTCATTCCGGCCAGTGTGACCGACGCGCTGGCAGAACTGGCCGCCCGGGCCGAGGCACTGGCAGAGTCCGTGGAAGAGAAGGTCGCCGGCTGA
- the grxD gene encoding Grx4 family monothiol glutaredoxin: MADAQNQIKDTIDTNDVVLFMKGTKDAPQCGFSSRVAGVLNFMGVQFADINVLTDDEIRQGIKDFSDWPTIPQLYVKGEFVGGCDIVTEMTLSGELDKLFDDKGVSYSKDAADKIRAANA; this comes from the coding sequence ATGGCCGACGCCCAGAACCAGATCAAGGACACCATCGACACCAACGACGTGGTGCTTTTCATGAAAGGCACGAAAGACGCGCCGCAATGCGGGTTCTCAAGCCGCGTGGCCGGCGTGCTTAATTTCATGGGTGTTCAATTCGCCGACATCAACGTGCTGACCGATGACGAGATCCGGCAGGGCATCAAGGACTTTTCCGACTGGCCGACGATCCCCCAGCTTTACGTGAAGGGCGAATTCGTCGGCGGCTGTGACATCGTCACAGAGATGACGCTGTCGGGCGAACTGGACAAGCTGTTCGACGACAAGGGCGTGTCCTACTCCAAGGATGCCGCCGACAAGATCCGCGCCGCCAACGCCTGA
- a CDS encoding BolA/IbaG family iron-sulfur metabolism protein, which translates to MAIAPEELESLIRAQFPQAQITITDIAGDGNHYAAEVIDESFKGMNRVQQQRAVYAALKDQMEGSNGALHALALTTKAPE; encoded by the coding sequence ATGGCCATCGCGCCCGAAGAACTCGAATCCCTGATCCGCGCGCAGTTTCCGCAAGCGCAGATCACCATCACCGACATCGCCGGCGACGGAAACCACTATGCCGCCGAGGTGATCGACGAAAGCTTCAAGGGCATGAACCGTGTCCAGCAGCAGCGGGCCGTCTATGCCGCGCTGAAAGACCAGATGGAGGGCTCGAACGGGGCGCTCCATGCGCTTGCCCTCACCACCAAAGCCCCGGAGTGA
- a CDS encoding pyridoxal phosphate-dependent aminotransferase, translated as MSDLKFAESLSRLGTESAFVVLARAQQLAQAGRDIINLGIGQPDFKTPGHIVEAGIKALQDGQHGYTPANGILPLREAVAADLNRRHGVEVNPDHVVVVPGGKPTMFFAVLMFGEPGAEIMYPNPGFPIYESVIKYSGATPVPIALEEKNGFAFDAETVLAQITDQTRLIIINSPANPTGGVTPKEEIDKLVAGLDRHPHVALMSDEIYSNMLYGGRAHVSLLQYPEIRDRLIMLDGWSKTYAMTGWRLGYAVWPEACVDHVTRLCINDHSCVNAATQYAGIAALEGPQDAVRDMVAEFDKRREVIVRELNALPGFRCADAAGAFYAFPNIEGTGMSSKQAQDRFLDEAGVATVAGTSFGAWGEGYLRFSYANSTENTLEALSRIRQLL; from the coding sequence ATGTCAGATCTGAAATTTGCCGAAAGCCTGTCACGGCTTGGCACCGAATCCGCCTTTGTGGTGCTGGCGCGTGCCCAGCAACTAGCGCAGGCGGGGCGCGATATCATCAACCTTGGCATCGGCCAGCCTGATTTCAAAACGCCCGGCCATATCGTCGAGGCGGGGATCAAGGCCCTGCAGGATGGCCAGCACGGCTATACCCCGGCCAATGGCATCTTGCCGTTGCGGGAGGCTGTCGCGGCCGATCTGAACCGCCGCCACGGGGTGGAGGTGAACCCCGATCATGTCGTCGTGGTGCCCGGCGGCAAGCCCACGATGTTCTTCGCCGTGCTGATGTTCGGCGAACCGGGGGCGGAAATCATGTATCCCAATCCCGGCTTCCCGATCTACGAATCCGTCATCAAGTATTCCGGCGCGACCCCGGTGCCCATCGCGCTGGAGGAGAAGAACGGTTTCGCCTTCGACGCCGAGACGGTTCTGGCCCAGATCACCGACCAAACCCGGCTGATCATCATCAATAGCCCGGCCAACCCGACAGGCGGCGTGACGCCCAAGGAGGAGATCGACAAGCTGGTCGCGGGGCTTGACCGTCACCCGCATGTGGCGCTGATGTCCGACGAGATCTATTCCAACATGCTTTATGGCGGGCGGGCCCATGTCAGCCTGCTGCAATATCCCGAGATCCGCGACCGGCTGATCATGCTGGACGGCTGGTCCAAGACCTATGCCATGACCGGCTGGCGGCTGGGCTATGCGGTCTGGCCGGAGGCCTGCGTCGATCATGTCACGCGGCTGTGCATCAACGACCATTCCTGCGTGAACGCCGCCACCCAATATGCCGGGATCGCGGCATTGGAAGGGCCGCAGGACGCCGTGCGCGACATGGTGGCAGAGTTCGACAAGCGGCGCGAGGTGATCGTGCGGGAGTTGAACGCGCTGCCCGGGTTCCGTTGTGCCGATGCGGCCGGGGCCTTCTATGCCTTCCCGAATATCGAGGGCACGGGGATGTCCTCGAAACAGGCGCAGGATCGTTTTCTGGATGAGGCCGGTGTGGCCACCGTCGCCGGCACATCCTTCGGCGCCTGGGGGGAGGGGTATCTGCGCTTCTCCTACGCCAATTCGACCGAGAACACTCTGGAGGCGCTATCGCGCATCCGCCAACTGCTGTGA
- a CDS encoding 2-hydroxyacid dehydrogenase translates to MTDATLLLCGAGFNDEERARLSNAFPSVHVDGPDLMEGLDDATRAGIRAIAFKGHKPLGGAQMDLFPELGIIANFGVGYDAIDVAAATARGVRVTNTPDVLNDDVADLAVALILAQARRMVVGADRVASGRWAREGEMPLNRKVSGAKAGIVGLGRIGREIANRLTAFKMDIHYHSRSEKETPGWTYHADPVSLAGAVDFLIVALVGGEETRNYVGREVLQALGPTGVVVNISRGTTIDEAALLDALEAGTIGGAALDVFLNEPNIDPRFLALDNVVLQPHQGSGTVETRRAMAELQLANIKAFVEGTALPTPVN, encoded by the coding sequence ATGACCGACGCGACCCTGCTGCTGTGCGGTGCCGGCTTCAACGATGAAGAACGCGCCCGCCTTTCGAACGCCTTCCCCTCGGTCCATGTCGATGGGCCGGACCTGATGGAGGGGCTGGACGACGCCACGCGGGCCGGGATCCGCGCCATCGCCTTCAAAGGGCACAAACCGCTGGGCGGGGCGCAGATGGATCTGTTCCCGGAACTCGGGATCATTGCCAATTTCGGCGTGGGCTATGACGCCATCGACGTGGCCGCCGCAACTGCGCGGGGCGTGCGCGTGACCAACACCCCCGATGTGCTGAACGACGACGTTGCCGATCTGGCCGTTGCACTGATCCTGGCGCAAGCCCGCCGCATGGTGGTGGGGGCCGATCGGGTGGCCTCTGGCCGCTGGGCGCGGGAGGGCGAGATGCCGCTTAACCGCAAGGTTTCAGGTGCCAAGGCCGGGATCGTGGGCCTTGGCCGCATTGGGCGCGAAATCGCCAACCGTCTGACGGCCTTCAAGATGGACATCCACTACCACTCCCGGTCCGAGAAGGAGACGCCCGGCTGGACCTATCACGCCGACCCGGTCTCGCTGGCTGGGGCCGTCGATTTCCTGATCGTCGCGCTGGTTGGTGGGGAGGAGACCCGGAACTATGTCGGACGCGAGGTGCTGCAGGCGCTGGGGCCGACCGGGGTTGTCGTGAATATCTCTCGCGGGACGACAATCGACGAGGCGGCCCTTCTGGATGCGCTGGAGGCCGGGACCATCGGCGGCGCCGCGCTGGATGTCTTCCTGAACGAACCCAACATCGACCCGCGGTTCCTCGCGCTGGATAACGTCGTGCTGCAACCCCATCAGGGCTCCGGCACCGTTGAAACCCGCCGCGCGATGGCGGAGTTGCAGTTGGCCAATATCAAGGCGTTCGTGGAGGGCACGGCGCTTCCGACCCCGGTGAACTGA
- the denD gene encoding D-erythronate dehydrogenase — MKVLIIGGGGFVGQKLARALAERGTLRGTAIEKLVLADINNPAPFDSTVPLDTVRCDIADPASVAEVIDAETDVIYLLAAIVSAHAEEDLDAGLNINMMGAFNVLQRCRELGTKPVLVFTSSIAVFGGEVPDPITDASYLNPQTSYGTQKAVGELLLNDYSRRGLVDGRGLRLPTISVRPGKPNRAASSFMSSIFREPLNGAEAVCPVDREFPHYYLSPRKCVENLIKAAELDGEALGQNRCMTMPGRTWTIGQMIDAMTAVAGPEPAGLIRWEDQPEIKRIVSGWRFDIHADKALALGLSADESFEDNIRYYIEDDRPGS; from the coding sequence ATGAAGGTCCTGATCATCGGCGGCGGCGGTTTCGTCGGCCAGAAACTGGCGCGCGCGCTGGCGGAACGCGGCACGCTGCGCGGAACAGCCATCGAAAAACTGGTCCTGGCCGATATCAACAACCCCGCCCCGTTCGACTCCACGGTGCCGTTGGACACGGTTCGTTGCGACATCGCCGATCCGGCCTCGGTCGCCGAGGTGATCGACGCCGAAACCGACGTGATCTATCTGCTGGCCGCGATCGTCTCGGCCCATGCAGAGGAAGACCTCGACGCCGGGCTGAACATCAACATGATGGGCGCCTTCAACGTGCTGCAACGCTGCCGGGAGTTGGGCACGAAACCGGTTCTGGTCTTTACCTCTTCCATCGCGGTTTTCGGGGGCGAGGTTCCCGATCCGATCACCGATGCCAGCTACCTCAACCCCCAGACGTCCTACGGCACGCAAAAGGCGGTGGGGGAATTGCTGCTGAACGACTATTCCCGCCGGGGTCTGGTGGACGGGCGGGGGCTGCGCCTGCCCACGATTTCCGTTCGGCCGGGCAAGCCCAACCGGGCGGCATCCAGTTTCATGTCGTCGATCTTCCGCGAGCCCCTGAACGGCGCAGAGGCCGTTTGCCCCGTCGACCGGGAGTTTCCACATTACTACCTGTCGCCACGGAAATGCGTGGAGAACCTGATCAAGGCGGCAGAACTGGACGGCGAAGCCCTCGGCCAGAACCGCTGCATGACGATGCCGGGGCGGACATGGACCATCGGGCAGATGATCGACGCGATGACGGCGGTCGCCGGGCCAGAACCGGCGGGCCTGATCCGGTGGGAGGATCAGCCCGAGATCAAGCGCATCGTGTCGGGATGGCGCTTCGACATCCACGCCGACAAGGCGCTGGCACTGGGGCTGAGCGCAGACGAGAGTTTCGAGGACAATATCCGGTATTACATCGAGGATGACCGACCGGGGTCCTGA
- a CDS encoding sugar kinase yields MAKSFLAIGECMVEMAPAEGGLFRMGFAGDTFNCAWYARRLLPPDWSVGYATAVGDDAVSADMVAFIAGQGIDTTAIRRIGGRTVGLYMISLKDGERSFSYWRGQSAARAMADDPAWLDTAFAGREVIHFSGITLAILSPAARETLCAALARARAAGAHVAFDTNLRPRLWAGADDMRAGLMQGAAVADTVLPSFDEEEIAFGETTPDAAIARYRDTGATTVVVKNGAAACHLWSRDEGFATVAPPPVGQVVDSTAAGDSFAAGFLAARATGDDMVTATGKAAALAGEVIRRRGALAPDIFEKGGET; encoded by the coding sequence ATGGCCAAATCCTTCCTCGCCATCGGCGAATGCATGGTGGAAATGGCCCCGGCCGAGGGCGGGCTGTTCCGGATGGGCTTTGCCGGCGATACGTTCAACTGCGCATGGTATGCGCGGCGCCTGCTGCCGCCCGACTGGTCGGTGGGATATGCAACGGCGGTGGGGGACGACGCGGTTTCAGCCGACATGGTCGCCTTCATCGCGGGACAGGGCATCGACACGACTGCGATCCGGCGGATCGGCGGCCGCACCGTCGGGCTTTACATGATCAGCCTGAAGGATGGGGAGCGGAGCTTTTCCTATTGGCGGGGGCAGTCGGCGGCGCGCGCAATGGCCGATGACCCGGCTTGGCTGGACACCGCCTTTGCCGGGCGGGAGGTGATCCATTTCTCTGGCATCACACTGGCGATCCTGTCGCCCGCGGCACGGGAAACCCTGTGCGCGGCGCTGGCCCGCGCCCGTGCGGCCGGGGCCCATGTGGCCTTTGACACCAATCTGCGGCCGCGGCTTTGGGCGGGCGCTGACGACATGCGGGCGGGCCTGATGCAAGGCGCGGCGGTGGCCGATACGGTGCTGCCCTCCTTCGACGAGGAAGAGATCGCCTTCGGAGAGACAACGCCCGACGCGGCCATCGCGCGCTATCGCGATACGGGCGCCACAACGGTTGTCGTTAAGAACGGCGCCGCCGCCTGCCACCTGTGGTCGCGCGACGAAGGCTTCGCCACAGTCGCGCCGCCGCCCGTCGGGCAGGTCGTGGACAGCACCGCAGCCGGCGACAGCTTCGCCGCGGGTTTTCTGGCCGCGCGGGCGACCGGGGACGACATGGTGACGGCGACCGGGAAAGCGGCCGCGCTTGCGGGCGAAGTGATCCGGCGGCGCGGGGCGCTCGCCCCGGACATATTCGAAAAGGGAGGGGAAACATGA
- a CDS encoding fumarylacetoacetate hydrolase family protein yields MLPRSNPDPDALLVGRVWRPGIGPAIVTLRDDEVVDITSPGTPTMRDLLEHEELPLHLPDMKGETICTLADLTAASVETAGEDDLHLLAPLDLQAVKASGVTFAESMVERVIEEQAAGDPDRAEAIRKKVQAVIGDSLSGIEPGSDKALEVKRVLQAEGLWSPYLEVGIGPYAEVFTKCQPMASVGWGAAVGLHPISTWNNPEPEIVLAVNSRGRAVGATLGNDVNLRDVEGRSALLLGKAKDNNASCAIGPFVRLFDDRYTMANVEAAELSLTVQGEDGFALIGHSSMTKISRRPMDILRQTIGRHHQYPDGFFLFLGTLFAPVQDRDTPGQGFTHKMGDVVTIREEGLGELRNIVRLSTEAPEWSFGTGALMRNLAGRNLL; encoded by the coding sequence ATGCTGCCCCGCTCCAACCCCGATCCCGATGCGCTGCTGGTCGGCCGCGTCTGGCGCCCCGGCATCGGCCCGGCCATCGTTACCCTGCGCGATGACGAGGTCGTGGACATCACCAGCCCCGGCACGCCCACGATGCGCGACCTGCTGGAGCATGAGGAACTGCCCCTGCATCTGCCCGACATGAAGGGGGAGACGATCTGCACACTGGCCGACCTGACCGCCGCATCGGTCGAAACCGCCGGGGAGGACGACCTGCATCTTCTGGCGCCCCTCGATCTGCAGGCGGTGAAGGCCTCTGGCGTGACCTTCGCGGAGTCGATGGTGGAGCGGGTGATCGAGGAACAGGCCGCGGGCGACCCCGACCGGGCAGAGGCGATCCGCAAGAAGGTGCAGGCGGTCATCGGCGATAGCCTGTCGGGGATCGAACCGGGATCGGACAAGGCGCTGGAGGTCAAGCGCGTGCTGCAGGCCGAAGGTCTTTGGTCCCCCTATCTGGAGGTCGGCATCGGCCCCTATGCGGAGGTCTTTACCAAGTGCCAGCCGATGGCCTCGGTCGGTTGGGGCGCGGCGGTGGGGCTGCACCCGATTTCCACATGGAACAACCCCGAGCCCGAGATCGTGCTGGCGGTCAACAGCCGGGGGCGCGCGGTGGGCGCGACCTTGGGCAACGACGTGAACCTGCGCGATGTGGAGGGACGGTCGGCCCTGCTGTTGGGCAAGGCGAAGGACAACAACGCCTCTTGCGCCATCGGGCCGTTCGTCCGGCTGTTCGACGACCGGTATACAATGGCCAATGTCGAGGCCGCGGAACTGTCGCTGACCGTGCAGGGCGAGGACGGATTTGCCCTGATCGGCCATTCCTCGATGACGAAGATCAGCCGCCGGCCAATGGACATCCTGCGCCAGACCATCGGGCGCCATCACCAGTATCCCGACGGCTTCTTCCTGTTTCTCGGCACGCTCTTCGCCCCGGTGCAGGACCGCGACACCCCCGGACAGGGCTTTACCCACAAGATGGGCGACGTGGTGACGATCCGCGAAGAAGGCCTGGGCGAGTTGCGCAATATCGTGCGCCTGTCGACCGAGGCCCCGGAATGGAGCTTTGGCACCGGGGCGCTGATGCGCAACCTTGCCGGGCGCAACCTGCTGTAG